TGCCGGCGGGCGGACTCGAACTGGCGCGGCAGCTCCAGGCGATCGACGGCCCTAAGCCCGCGCTCATCTTGACGCTCGCGACTGACGACCAGACCTCGAAGATCGCGCGGCTGAAATCGAGCAGACTCGAGAACTACATCACCAAACCGGTAAAGCGTCAGGAGCTGCTCGCAATCGTGGATACCGCCCTTAAGCGCGGCGATTCGACCAACGACAAGCATGACGCCAACTCCGGTCGGGGTGTCACTGACAATTCGTTGATAATCGATCGCCCGCTCAAGATCCTCGTTGCGGACGACTCCGCCGACAACCGGATGCTGGTCGCAGCTTATCTGCGCAAGACGCCGTACCAGGTGGTCGCCGTCGAAGACGGACAGCAGGCGTTCAATCGCGCGACCACCGATCATTTCGACCTGGTGCTGATGGATATCCAGATGCCGGTGATCGATGGCTTCACCGCGACTCGCATGATCCGGCAGTGGGAGTGCGAACATAGCGCGCCGCGCGTGCCGATCGTTGCTCTGACCGCATCGGCGCTGGGCGAGGCTGTGGGCCGCGCGCACGAAGCTGGATGCGACATCCACGTCTCCAAACCGGTCAAGAAAGCGACGTTGCTGAAGGCGATTCGCGACGCGGTTGCATTGCAAAAGAAAGCGGCCCCGGAAGGCGCTCAACAAGGAGCCTTAGATGGTTGAACGAATCACGATCGAAGTGGATGAGGACCTTAGCGACCTCGTCCCCGGATTTCTCGCCCGCAAGCGCGGCGAGCTCGAAGCGATGCGCGACGGGGCCGTGCCACACGACTACGCCGAGATCGGGCGCACCGCCCATCGCATCAAGGGCGAAGGCAGCGCGTACGGCTTCGATCGCATGAGCGACGTCGGCCGCAAACTGGAGGACGCAGCCAAGGCCGGCGACGATGGCGCGATCACGACGCTCGCTAGCGGTCTGCTCGACTTTCTCGACCACGTGGAGATCGTGTTCAGGCCCTGCGAGGAGTGATGCGCAAGATTTGAGGCCGCGCCCACCTTCGCATCCCCCCTTTGGCGAATGCGGTTGCGCTCGGGCGAGCCCCGATGCTACCGATCGGGCGCGGCCTCAGATGTTTGCCTCGTGCCCCCGCCCTTCGCGATTCAAATATGCAATCGCGATCCTGCTCGTTGCGGGATCGATCGCAGCGGTGCGCGCCGAGGAGATTCCCGATAGCGTCAAGTCGTATGCTGACGCGCTCGCCGCGTTGCAGAAATCCCGCCGCCGCCAATCGATCGAGCCGGTATTCGAAGCCGGCTTTCAGACGACCTCACATCTGCAAGCCGTCCTGCCCTCGCTGAGCGAGGCCGATTACCAAAAGGCCCAACGCGAGATGCAGGGCTTCATCGTCGTGCGCAAAGCGAACGAGAATTCCGTTGTGCGGCCCAGCGTCGATTACTTCAAGGCGCTTGCGAAGAAGAAAGGCATCAAGGCCGATCGCGCGTTCTTCGACGTTTACGCGCAGACCGAGCCTGATGGGAACGGGCCCTTCCCGTCCTACATCAAGCAGCGCGACGAAGAGTCGGGTTGCACCAACTTCGCGGGCAAGAAGATCACCGAGCTCTATCGCGAATGGCTCGCGTTCCGGACCGGGTATCCCGATGCGTACCAGTCAGAAGCGCAGGGCGAGATCGACAGTATCGAGACCGAGCTCCAGTCGGGGATCTGCTCGTGCGACGATGCCGATAAAACCGCGGCGGGTTTGCAGAGCTTCGTCGACGCGTACCCCAACGTGCCGATCGCGCCGAAGATCAAGACGCGGATCGATCAAATCAAGAGCGGCAAATCGGCCTTCCGCTTCAATTGCAAAGGATAGCTGGCGTTCGTTACTCCCCGATCTTTCTTCCGAGGACCTCTTCACGGGAGTTTTTCATGACCAACCGTATCTGCTAAACACCCGCTGTCTGCCTGCTAGAGAGCGTTATACCTGACTGAGGAGGAGCCAGTCATGAGGTGCTCGTGCAGCGGTCGATTCGGTTCAGGTCTTGTCCTTTTGGCGATTAGCACGGGATTGGCGGCCGCGGCTGCAGGATGTGGCCCACCAACGGCCTCCCGGCGCTCAGCGGCGAATTCCTTTACGTCTCCAGCTCAAATTTAGACTCTATCTATGAGCTGTCGATCAACAGCTCGACGGGCTCGCGCTCGTATGTAAACCAATTTCAAGTTGAATCTCCGCGCGCGATTTGCGGCCCGATCGCAATCCATCCCAGCAACGAGTTTATCTTCGATGGGATGCTTGTCGGAGCCAACGGCGGCCCTTCGTCCCTTGATAGCCTCGACGTAGGCGATAGCATTTATTCGGGCAAGATCTTTCGGCTCAACAAGCCGGTCTTGGTTGCCGGTGGCGCTGGCTCAGCGGCTGGAATAGCGCTCGACCCGCCGGGGCGATGCGCATACGTAACTGAAACTCACGGGATAACGCGCTACTCAATCGGACAGCATACTGGCACCGTGACGGCGCTGGGCGATACAGCGGTCGGCCCGGGTGCAGCATTCGCAATCGCGGTGCAACCAAATGCCGGATCGGTGGTGCTGGTCACCCGCCGCGATGATCAGCAAGCGTACGAATTCACGACCGGCGGCAATTGCTCTCTTACTGCAAATGGGAATTTGCTGCTCTCCACGCAGTCCTCAGATGCCGAGGAGGTGGCATTTCATCCTGCGCTAGCGGTTGCATACGTGAGCGACCCGCATCTCGACACCGTATTCGAGATCGGGATTAATCCGCCTCTCACGGTCTCGCTTCTCGGTGCAGTGACGCCGCCTATTTCGTCGCAGTATTTTTCAGAATCAGCGGCCTGGTGGTTCATCCGCGCGGCCACTTTCTCTATACCGCAGCGGGCCCATCCAGCGGCGCAGAGATTTCCGAATTCGCTATCGACGCGAACGGATTGCTGACGTGGGGTTCCGATGTAACGCAGGGCGTTAAAGATGTGTCCTCGCTCGCCATTGATGCATCGGGAAAATTCCTCTACGCGGCGAATTTCACTGAAGGAACGATTGCGATGTTTACAATCGCTCCTGATACCGGAGCACTTACTCCAAATCCACCTGCAGGCAACAACACGATCGGCGTGCCTGGCGGAATCGTCTCGATCGCAACCACCCACTAGCCGAAGGTCTCGAGCCAGCCCGCCGCACAGGACGAACGCCTTGCGATCAAGCCGCCTATTGCGCGGCCAGATCGAGGCCGTGCTCGCCGAGAGCGTCGAAGCTGAGGCCGCCGAAGGCCGGCTCTTCCGCGCCCATCTGCGTGAAGATCGTCGACGCTGACTTGGCGCGATCCACGCCGTCGAGTGCGTGACCGAAGCGGGCGATCACTTCGACTGCCGGGAGCGCTTCGCCCGGAGGCGGGAAGGCTTCGCGGATGCGCTGCACGCGGCCCTTGAAATTCGTGAAGCTGCCATCAATCTCGGGATACGCGCCGATCGGCCACACCTGGTTGGCCATCTGGCAAGTCTCGTTGGCGTCGGTCGAAAGCACGAGCAGATAGTCGAGCGCGCCGAAGCGGCGCATGAACTCCGCCTCGCCCATCGCTTTCACCAGGTCCGCGCGCAGCGTGATCAGCACCTTCAGTTCACCCGATGCGACCGCGTCGGTAAGCGCATCGAGGCCGCTGTCCGGCAATCCGAGCGCTTTCAGCCCGCGCGTATTGGGATTCTTGTTGGCGCGAATCAACAAGTTGTCGTCGCCACTGGCGCCGGGCGGCGACCATGACAACGTCGCGATCCGGTCGGAGCCGATCGTATCTCTGATCAGCTTCTTCATCGCGAACGCTTCCTCGTTCGTCGATTGGGCGTCGATCACCGCGCCGATCGCGTTGGCGCCCTTCTCGCTCCCGATATTCTTGATAATGCTCGCGGCGCGGCGCACCGCCTCGCCCCAGCTCTCCGCGACGAGCTCGTCTTTCTGTTGCACGAGCGGGACCGTCAACCGCGTCTCTTGCTGGAGGCTCGGAAAGCCGTGGCGGCCTTCATCGCACATCCAGTAGTTATTCACGTCGGGGTTGTAGCGGGGCTTGTAACGGTAGATGCGGCCGCGATGATGATGGATGTCGATCGAGCATCCGCGCTCGCATCCGCCGCATACCGAGGGCGCGCGATGGAGGTACCACACGCGCATCCGGAAGCGAAAATCCTTCTCAGTGAGCGCGCCAACCGGGCAGATATCGACCACATTGCCGGCGTACTTGTTGTTGACCGGCTGCCCCGGATTGATCTCGATACGGTTGTGATCGCCGCGCTCGAAGATCGCAAGCTCGCTTGTCTTGGTAATCTCATCGAAGAACCGCGTGCATCGCGCACACAGAATACATCGTTCCTGGTCGAGCATGACGTCGGAGCCGATGTCGATCGCCTTGCCCTTGTGCACTTTCTTTTCCAGCGGAAAGCGCGAGGCCTGCCGATCGTAGTCCATGTAATAGTCTTGCAGCTTGCACTCGCCCGCCTGATCGCAGACCGGGCAATCGATCGGATGATTTATGAGCAGGAACTCGAGCACGGCCTTCTGCGCGGTCTGGGCCTTGGCGCTCTTGGTCTGCACAACCATTCCTTCGGCCGCGCGTGTGTTGCAGGCGATCTGCAGCTTCGGCGCCTTCTCGACATCGACCAGGCACATACGGCAGTTGCCGGGAATCGAAAGCCCGGGATGATAGCAGTAGTGCGGAATCTCAATTCCGGCTTTCTCAGCGGCCTGAATAAGGTTCAGGCCGTCCGCGACTTCAACTTCCTTACCGTCAATCGTGAGCTTGGGCATCGCTGACTCTCGCCGGCTAGGCCGCCTGCGCCTTGCCTTCCGGGGACTTGAACGGGCATCGGCCCAGCTTGATGTGTTCTTCGAACTCGCTCCGGAACTTGGTGACGTAGCTCTTCACCGGCATCGCGATACTGTCGGCGAGCACGCATATCGTGTTGCCGACCATGTTGTCCGAGATGTTGCACAGGAGGTCGAGCTGTTCGATCTTGCCGTGCCCGGCTTCCATCTCGGTCATGATTTTTTCGATCCAGCCCGTGCCTTCGCGGCATGGTGTGCACTGTCCGCACGATTCGTGATGATAGAAGTGCGCAGTCGCGCGCAGCATATCGACCATGCACGTGTCTTCGTGCATCACGATTACGACGCCAGAGCCCATCGCCGAGCCGATCGCGCGCATCGAATCGAAATCGAACAGCGCCCGCTCAGCTTCTTCTTTGTTGAGGACGGGGAACGACGATCCGCCAGGAACCACACCCTTCAGCATCTTGCCGCCCAGCATCCCCCCGCCGATGTCGTAGATCATGTCCTTGATCGGCGTGCCCATGACGAGTTCATAGAGCCCGGGTTTGTTTATATGGCCTGACAGGCAGACGAGTTTCGTGCCGGGACTCTTTTCGGGACCGATTGCTTTGTACCAGTCGGCGCCGCGATTGATGATATGCGGGACGTTCGCCAGCGTCTCGACGTTGTTGACGACGGTTGGACATCCAAACGCGCCGACGATCGCAGGAAACGGCGGGCGGTTGCGCGGATAGCCGCGCTTACCCTCGAGCGATTCGAGCAGCGCGCTCTCCTCGCCGCATACGTATGCGCCCGCGCCCTTGTGCGTCCAGATGTCGACGTCGTAGCCGGAGCCCATCACGTTCTTGCCGACGTAGCCGTTGGCGCGCGCGTCGGCGAGCGCCGCATCCATGCTCTTTTTCTGCTGTGTGAACTCGCCGCGCATGTAAACGTACGCGGTATGCGAGCCGACTGCGCGGCACGCGATCAGGATTCCTTCGATCACGCCGTGCGGGTCGTTTTCGAACTGATAACGATTCGCGAACGTGCCCGGCTCGCTCTCATCACCGTTGACGCAAACGTAAACCGGCTTCTTCGAATCCTTGGGGATGAAGCTCCACTTGGTGCCAGTCGGAAACGCCGCGCCGCCGCGTCCGCGCAGGTTCGAGTTCTTGACCTCGTTGATAATGTCGTCCTGCGTCATGTCGAAGAATGCCTTGCGCGAGGCCTGGTAGCCGTTGTTCGCGAGGTAAACGTCGAGCTTGCGCAGATCAGGGATATCCAGCCAGCGGGTCAGTATCCGTACCATCTGAATTTGATTCCCGAGCGAGCGTCAGGCCGCTTCGTGTTTGGGTCCGAGTCCGAGCAGCTTCTGCTTCTGACCCTGGATTTTTCGCTGCAACGCCATCAGCGCGTCGAGCACGGCCTCGGGCCGCGGCGGGCATCCGGGGACATAAACGTCAACCGGCACGATTCGGTCGATACCCGGCAGCGTTGCGTAGTTGTCGTAGAATCCGCCGGTCGATGCGCACGCACCAAACGCCATCGTCCATTTCGGCTCGGCCATCTGATCGTAAACGCGCTTCAGGATCGGTCCCTGGCGCACCGTTACCGTGCCGATAACCATCAGCAAATCGGCCTGACGCGGAGTGAACCGCGGCAGGAGCGCGCCGAACCGATCGATATCGTAGGGCGTCATCGAGAGCGACATGTATTCCATTGCACAGCACGCCGTCGCGAACGGATACGGGAAAATCGAGAACTTGCGGGCCCACGCCACGGCCTTGTCGAGGCGGGTTAAAACGGCGGTATCGCCGAGCAGAATTTCTTCGCCCTTGGAAAGCGCCTGAGCCTCTTTTGCTTCAGCCATTGATGCCCTGCCCTCGCACGATTCGGTCGAACGACTTCTAGGCCGAGCGTATCAAGCGCGGACCGAATGGGTCAATGAACCTAATGAAAGCGGCCTTCCAGATGAAGCAAAACTTGCGCTTCGATTGCGCGCGATAAGGGTGCGTCCGCGCTATGCGGCTGAGCTCATCTAAGCGGCGCGATCTTTTTCTCAACCAGGTATTTGGAAATCGACGCGGCTTTCGCTTCCGCATCGACCATCGCGATATAGCCGTCGGGGCGCAGCAGGTATATCGCATTGCGATTAAGGCCCGCGCGTTTGATCGCCGAGCGCCACGGAAACACGTGCAGCTCCAGCTTGCGCTCGGCGCAAATTTGTTCGATCTCGGACGCCGCCTTTCCGTAAACATGAACTTGCCAATCGAGCGACCTAAGCGGCGCAAAGTTATCATCTTTGGGATCGCTCGAATCTGTCGGAACCCACGGCAATCGATCGCCGCCTTGAACATCGCCAAGATGCCCGACGCTGAGCGCGCTGCGGCGATAGTTCACACCCGTCTGCGACACGGTCCGAAAGAAGAACCGCCGCGCAGCGGGAATCCTGAGGAGTCCGGGCAACAAACGCGGCACCAGCCGCAATCGAAACAGCAACGCGATCTCACTCGAACTGACGACGCCCGTAAATGCGCGATCGGTCGTCTCGACCAGGCGCTGCGCGAACGCCATGCGCTCCGGCTCGTAGGTCGCGAGCAGATCCGCATCCGCGCGACCGCGCAGGACAGAGGCGAGCTTCCACGCGAGATTCACCGCATCGCCGATACCGGTGTTCATCCCCTGTCCGCCGACTGGACTATGCACATGAGCCGCGTCGCCGAGAATAAACGCACGTCCCACGCCGAAATGATTCGCGACGCGATGATGCACGCGATACGTCGAGAACCAGTTCACGCGCTCGACTTCGATTCGCATCCACTTCGCGACCGTCGTGCGGACGTCGTCCCAGCTGAGATCCTCGCGACCGTGCAAGTCGTCGCGCACCGTACCGACCAGGCGCGCGCATCCTTCATCTTTCAACGGGAACAGGGCCAGGAAATCTTCGCGATCGAGCCCGACGTGAATCTCGCCGTTAAGCACCTGCCCGTGCGCGTTAACGTCGGCCACGTAATACAGATGGTCATACGCGCCGCCGGGAAATCCGATCCTGAGCTTCTGCCGCACGGTGGAATGCCCGCCATCGCATCCTGCTATATAGGCCGCGCGGTATGCTTCCTCGGCGCCATCATGACCGCGCAGACGCGCTCTGATGCCGTCTGCTTCGTCGTCGAAATCGATCAGCTCTGTTTGTCGCTCCACTTCGACGCCGAGCTCGCGCAGACGATCGATCAACATCCGCTCGTGCTCGTCCTGCGGATATATCAGCGGCATCGGATATGGACTGAGGCCCTTGCCCATCTCACCAATCGGAACGTGCGCCGATTTCTTCGCGGACACCCAGAGATTGACGGCGCCGATTGCGCGGCCGCGCGCGACGACCGCGTCCGCAAATCCAAACTGACGATAGAACTCGAGTGTGCGCGGCTGCACGGCAAGCGCACGCGACGTCGTTCCGGGCTGATCCGTTTTGTCGACGATACGAACGCGCACGCCCAGGCGCGTGAGCCACAGCGCGAGCACGAGACCGGTGGGACCTGCTCCAACGATCAGAACTTCACTATCGCGACTGGCTGATGCAGTCATCTTAGCCTCCGCTACGATCACGATACTCCAAGTTGCTCGTGTCGATGCGACCACGAAAATAGCCTCTCCGGCGGCTGGAACCGCAGGCGGAAGCCACACACCGGGAGAGGCTATTTATCGGATTCGGCCCACGGAAAAGTTCAGGAGACGCGGAGCACGGCGGCGCCTTTGATTTCGTCGTGCTTGAGCATCGTGAGTGCGATGTTGGCCTCTTCGAGACCGAACGGCACGGTATGCGTGCGAATCGGGATTTCGCCGGCGATTTTCAGGAATTCCTCGGCGTCCTGGCGCGTGTTGGCGGTGACGCTGCGAAGCTCCTTCTCATAGAAGAGATGCTTTTCGTAATCGAGCGGCGGAATCTGGCTCAGATAGATTCCTGCGACGGCGAGGATTCCACCCCGATCGAGCGCTTCCATCGCAGGCGGCACGAGATTACCTGCCGGTGCGAACAGGATCGCGGCGTCGAGCGGTGATGGCGGCCGATCCTCCGCGTTGCCGATCCACTCGGCACCAAGGTCTGCGGCGAGATCGCGATGAGGCCCGCCGCGGCTCATTACGAATACACGGCACTCCCAATATTTGAGCACCTGGATCGCCAGATGTGCCGAGCCGCCGAAGCCATACAGTCCCACGGTCGATCCGGGCTTGATATCGGCGCGCTTGATCGCGCGATAGCCGATGATTCCCGCGCACAGAAGCGGCGCGGCTTCATCGTCGCCGAGCTGATCGGGGAGCGCGTAGGCGAAGTTCTCGTTGACGACTGCCCACTCCGAATAGCCGCCGTCATGGTCATATCCAGTGAAGCGCGCGTTGGGGCACAAGTTCTCGCGGCCGCGCTGGCAGTAAATGCAGGTGCCGCAGGTCTCGCGCAGCCACGCGATTCCGACGCGCGCGCCAACCTGATGCCGAGTGCACGCATCGCCGCGCCGCTCGACGATGCCGACGACCTCGTGCCCCGGCACGACGCGCGAAATGCGCGGCGGCAGATCACCCTCGCATACGTGGAGATCAGTGCGGCACACACCGCAGGTTTTGATTCGAATCAGCAGCTCATGTGGACCGGGCTCAGGTATCGGCAGATCGAAGAGCTTGAGGGGCCCGGATTCTATCGGCGCCGGCTTCTCTACCGCCATCGCCTTCATCGTGCACCTGCTACGACGCCTTGACCGTTACGTAGCCCGGCGCTTGGGCCTGCGCCTCGTACTGGTAACGCTGCCATTCCTCGGTGCCGCGCCGCAGCATGCGCGTCACGAGCGACGTCCATCCGGTCTGATGACTCGCGCCGAGACCGCGGCCCGTGTCGCCATCGAAGTATTCGTAGAACAAAACGAGGTCCTTCCAGTGCGGATCGTTCATGTAGCGGGGATCGTCACCGTGACACGGGCGTCGCCCGTTCTTGTCCGGCAGAAACAGGCTCGCCAGGCGCCGCGAGATTTCGGCCGCGACTTGCCGCAGTGTCATCATCACGCCCGAGCCGGTTGGGCACTCGACTCTAAGCGTATCGCCATAAAACAGGTGATAGGTTTCGAGCGCCTCGACTAACAAATAGTTAATCGGCATCCATACCGGGCCACGCCAGTTCGAGTTGCCGCCGAAAAGTCCCGAGTCTGACTCCGACGCCTGGTACTGCACGCGATGAACGTGGCCCTCGATATTCAACTCGAAGGGATGGTCCTTGTGGTAGCGCGAGAGCGACCGCACACCGTAGGGCGACAGGAACTCGTTCTCGTCAAGGACGTAGCGCAGCACGCGCACCAGCCGCTCGCTCGAGGGCAGCGCAATAAGCCCGCGCAGCGTGCCCGCGGGATGGGTCGATTCGCGGAACTGGAAGTGGCGCGAAAGGTTCTTGCGATGCTGCCGGAACCATTGCACGCGCTCGTAGAACTCGGGCAGCTTCTCGATCATCCCAGTCTCGACGACAGAAGCCGCCAGCACCGGGATGATGCCGACCATCGAGCGAATCTTGAGCGGGAACGTCACCCCGCCCGCTATTAACCGATCGTAGTAAAATCCGTCCTCTTCATCCCACAGCGCATCGGTGCCCTCGCCGTGCATCGCCTCGATAATCGTAGTGAAGTGCTCGAGGAACTTGTAAGCGATGTCCTGGTAGGCGGGATCGACGGACGCGAGCTCGAGCGCGATCGACAGCATCGAGGCGCAGTAGAACGCCATCCAGGCCGTGCCGTCGGCCTGCTCGAGTTGGCCGCCGCCGGGCAGCGGCCGAGAGCGATCGAACAGGCCGATATTGTCGAGGCCGAGGAAGCCGCCCGAAAACAGATTGCGCCCTTCGGGATCCTTGCGGTTCACCCACCAGGTGAAATTGAGCAGGAGCTTCTGAAACACCTTGGACAGGAAAACGCGATCGGCGCCGCCGAGCGGACTCGCGATCTTGTAGATGCGGTACGCGGCCCAGGCCTGGACGGGTGGATTCACGTCGCTGAAGTTGTATTCGTAGGCGGGAATCTGGCCGTTCGGATGCATGTAGTTTTCGCGCAGCATCAGCTCGATCTGATGCATCGCGAATTTCGGATCCCATACTGCGAACGGCATCATGTGGAACGAAAGGTCCCACGCCGCAAACCACGGATACTCCCACTTGTCGGGCATCGAGATCAGTTCGAGGCTATGCAGATGGCGCCAGTCGGCATTGCGTCCGCGCTTGCGATCCTTGGGCGGTGTGGGCGTGGACAGATCGCCGTCGATCCATTCCTCGACGATGTAGTGATAAAACTGCACGGTCCAGATGAGCCCCGCGATCGAGCGCCGCACTATCAGGTCCTCGTCGGGTGTGAAGAACTCCTCACCGAGTTGGGCCGGTTCAGTCGTGGTGTTGTTCTGCAAGACGGGAATGTTGATAACGCGCTTTCCGTATTCGTGCTTGAGCGCGAGGTAGTATTCGTCAAGTTCGGCGCGCCGCTGGTCGATCATTTCATCGAAGCCGCGATTCATTTCGATCTCGCTGACGGACTTCGAGTCGCAGAATCGGACCCTGACGATTTGCTCGCCACCAGCGGGTACCGTCGAGCTGTAAAGTGCGCCCATCTTGGTTCCAACGCCCATGGGATTTATCGCGCTGCGCTCGCCATGAACCAGGTAGCGATGGAACGCATCCTTTACATACGGGCTCGCGTTCGGCGATTTGAACAGTAACTCGTTGTTACTCTCGTTCTCCGTGAACAGCAATTGCGGGCGCGTTCCGTCCGAGGCCGGCGCGGCCTGGAAGATATAACCGCCGAGCGATTCGTGAACCAGACGCGCCGTCGACGGCGATGTGCGCTTGATCGCGGGCTTGCGCCAGTAGGTATCGCCGTCGCGGCCCCAGCTCCAGGTGTTGCGGAACCATAGCGTCGGGATGATATCGAGGCGCGCCGCTTCGGGTCCGCGATTGTGCGCGGTGATCTTGACGAGGATATCCTCGGGACTCGCTTCGACGTACTCGATGAAGACGTCGAAGTAGCGATTGTCGTCGAAGACCCCGGTATCGACGAGCTCGTACTCGCGATCGAGGCGCGTGCGCTGCCGATTCTCCGCGACGATTTGATCGTAGGGATATGCACGCTGCGGATACTTGTAGAGCGCGCGCAGGTACGACGCCGTCGGGCTCGCGTCGAGGTAGTAGTAGCATTCCTTGACGTCCTCGCCGTGATTGCCCTCGGGGCCGGTGAGGCCGAAGAGCCGTTCTTTCAGGATCGGATCGCGGCCGTTCCACAGCGCGGTCGCAAAGCACAGGCGGCACAGCCGATCGCAGAGACCGAGCAGGCCATCCTCGCCCCATCGGAAGGCACGGCTGCGAGCGTGATCATGAGGAAAATAATTCCAGGCATCGCCCGTCGGCGAGTAATCTTCGCGAACGGTGCCCCACTGCCGTTCGGGCAGATATGGTCCCCACAGCTTCCAATTATTGCGATGGCGCGCGTCTTCGACCAGCCGCGCAGCCTCGGGGTTCGCAGCCAACCCGTTCTCTCTAGCCATTGAAGGACAAACGCCCCTGCGCTGAAAACGATGCGGCGCTCAGAGCCGCAAGGACGTATTTCTCACGACCACGCGCCCACACGCAACCGGATCGACGACTGACCGCGAGATCGCCACGCAATGCATCGGCGAAGTCGCATCCATCAATCGCCGCTACGGAATCGCGATCGCGTCGGTTTTCTGGTTCCCCTTCGCGTGCGGGAAGGGGTCAGGGGTTAGGTCGTTTGTCTGGATTCCGGGGATCGCGGCGCTTTCAGAAAAAATCGACCTAACCCTCTTTCCCTTCGCACGGGAAGGGAAGTTTGAGCGCCTGACGCTTCTACTCGAGTGCCATCATTGCGCGAGATCAAGACTCAGAACTCGAAGTCGGCTTCTTCGAGGATTTTGGCGGTGCGGTAGAGGAAGCGGTTGCCGAGGACGCCGTCGACTACGCGATGATCGTATGACAGCGCGAGGTACATCATCGTGCGGATCACGATCGCGTCGGCGCCGTCGACTTCGATCACGACCGGACGCTTCTTCACTTCGCCCATCCTGAGTATCCCGACCTGCGGCTGATTGATTATCGCGAAGCCGTAGAGGTTTCCTTCGCGCCCGGGATTGGAGAGCGTGAAACTGCCGCCCGCGAGATCGTCGGCGGTGATTTTCTTTTCGGCGATTTTGCGGCGCAGATTTTCCATCTCGCGCGCGATTCCCGTCAGCGACATTCCTTCCGCTGCCTTGATCACCGGCACGAGCAGACCTTCGTCGGTATCCATCGCGATTCCGAGGTTGATCTGCTTGCGCAGGATCACTGAATCTCCGGCGACCGAGACATTCATCCGCGGAAATTCCTTGAGCGCGCGGACCGTGGCGTAGGCCGCCAGCGGCAGCATCGTGAGAGCGAAGCCCTCGCGGCGCTGGAAGTCATCCTTATGCTCGGCGCGAAATCGCGTTGCACGCGTCAGATCCACCTCGGCGACCGTGCCGACGTGCGGCGAGTGCGTCTTCGAGTAGACCATGTGCTCCGCAATGAGCTTGCGGCGGCGCGTGAAGGGCTCGATCACGTCGCCTTCGTGCGGCTGATAAATGGGCGGGTTGTATGCGCCTGCGGCTGCCGCAGCCGGTCGCGATGCGGGCTGCGCCGCCGCCACTGCCGGTCGTTGCGCAACAGCGGCTTGCGCTGCACCGGCGGACGACACCGCGTGCTCGGCGGGAGCGCCGTCCTTGCGGAGATTTGCCATGTATTTTTCGACGTCGCGCTTGCTCACACGTCCGCCGATACCCGTTCCCGGTACGCGAGCAAGGTCGATATTCTGCTCGGCCGCGATCTTCAGCACCACCGGTGAATATCGCCGATGGTCGCTGGCGGGGGCGGCCGAAACTTGCACACGCGGAACTGATTCTTCGACGGCCCCAGCGGCGCGCGCAGGCTGAGGCTGCGGCTTCGGCA
The genomic region above belongs to Candidatus Binataceae bacterium and contains:
- a CDS encoding zinc-dependent alcohol dehydrogenase family protein is translated as MAVEKPAPIESGPLKLFDLPIPEPGPHELLIRIKTCGVCRTDLHVCEGDLPPRISRVVPGHEVVGIVERRGDACTRHQVGARVGIAWLRETCGTCIYCQRGRENLCPNARFTGYDHDGGYSEWAVVNENFAYALPDQLGDDEAAPLLCAGIIGYRAIKRADIKPGSTVGLYGFGGSAHLAIQVLKYWECRVFVMSRGGPHRDLAADLGAEWIGNAEDRPPSPLDAAILFAPAGNLVPPAMEALDRGGILAVAGIYLSQIPPLDYEKHLFYEKELRSVTANTRQDAEEFLKIAGEIPIRTHTVPFGLEEANIALTMLKHDEIKGAAVLRVS
- a CDS encoding dihydrolipoamide acetyltransferase family protein, yielding MSIDVTMPQMGESVVEGTILKWLIKEGDVVTEDQPLVEISTDKVDTEIPSPGAGRIAKIVAREGETLPVGAKLAEIEPAGAAKAPAAPMRAEAPAPKPAEPGAQPKPPLSVVPKPQPQPARAAGAVEESVPRVQVSAAPASDHRRYSPVVLKIAAEQNIDLARVPGTGIGGRVSKRDVEKYMANLRKDGAPAEHAVSSAGAAQAAVAQRPAVAAAQPASRPAAAAAGAYNPPIYQPHEGDVIEPFTRRRKLIAEHMVYSKTHSPHVGTVAEVDLTRATRFRAEHKDDFQRREGFALTMLPLAAYATVRALKEFPRMNVSVAGDSVILRKQINLGIAMDTDEGLLVPVIKAAEGMSLTGIAREMENLRRKIAEKKITADDLAGGSFTLSNPGREGNLYGFAIINQPQVGILRMGEVKKRPVVIEVDGADAIVIRTMMYLALSYDHRVVDGVLGNRFLYRTAKILEEADFEF